A segment of the candidate division WOR-3 bacterium genome:
TCAGATGTTCTGGATAATCAATCGCTGAAAACGGGAGAAATCCTCCAAAGACCATTTCTGACAACCGTTCTTTCTATCACGCAGGGACAGCAGCCATTTTTGTGTTATCTCTCCGCTTGGATTCGTCGGTATTTTGCCGCGAATCTTTTTCGACCTTGTATGTGATCCTCTCCGAAAATTCTTCCTTTTTGCCCTTGTTCCAATTCTTCACCGGTCTGTAGTACCCAACGACTCTGCTGTAAATCTCTGTCTCTCTGCCGCACTTAGGGCAGGTTTCGACTTTCCCTTTTATGTAACCGTCTACAGGGCACACAGAAAAGGTCGGTGATATGGTGAAGTAAGGTAAAGTGTATCCGTAGGCGACCTTTCTTACAAGGTTTTTAATGCTGGATGAATCGCCACTCTCTCCAAGAAATATATGCAGGACGGTTCCACCGGTGTATTTTGTCTGCAGTTCTTCCTGATGCTCTAAAACTTCAAATACGTCCTGAGAAAAATCGACCGGAAGAAGGCTTGAGTTAGTATAGTATGGGTTTTCGCTTCCGCTGGTTATTATATTTCTGAACATTTTCTTGTCTATTTTCGGCAGTCTGTAAGATGCTCCTTCGGCAGGAGTGGCTTCTAAATTGTACATACTACCAGTCTGCTGCTGGAACGACATCAGTTTTTCGCGCATAAAATCCAGAACTCTTGCCGCAAAAGCTTTGCCTTTGGGCGTCGAAATATCGTTTTCAGGACCCATGAAATTCAACACGGCTTCATTCATGCCTACCAGCCCTATGGTAGAGAAATGATTTTCGAGCGTACCCAGATAAACCTTAGTATAGGGAAAAAGCCCTTTCTCCATGTTTTTTTCCACGATTTTCCTCTTTATTTCAAGGCTGTCCCTGGCAATATTCATGACAGACGACAGTCTTTTAAAAAATTCATCTTCATTCGACGAAAGGTATCCAATTCTCGGCATATTGATAGTCACTACGCCTATGGATCCGGTTTGCTCTCCGCTTCCGAAAAGTCCTCCTGTTTTGTTTTTGAGCTCTCTTATATCGAGCTGCAGCCTGCAACACATGGATCTTACATCGGAGGGTTTAAGAGAACTGTTTACGAAATTCTGGAAATAGGGAATTCCGTATTTTGCAGTCAATTCAAATAGCAAATCGACATTTTCATCTTCCCAGTCGAAATCCCTTGTTATGTTGTATGTGGGGATGGGAAAAGTGAATATTCTGCCTGTCGAGTCGCCTTCCATCATCACTTCTATAAAGGCTTTGTTGATGATATTCATCTCTTTTTGAAAATCTCCGTATACGAAATCCGTGAATTCGGTGCCTATCTGAACGGACTGGTCTTTCAAGTCTTCGGGGACAACCCAGTCAAAAGTCAGGTTAGTGAAAGGGGTCTGCCCTCCCCACCTTGAAGCCACGTTGAGGTTGAATACAAACGCCTGTATAGCCTGTTTAACTTGCTGGTAATTGAGGTTGTCAAACCTGACATAAGGAGCAAGATACGTGTCAAAAGAGCTGAAAGCCTGCGCTCCGGCCCACTCGTTTTGAGCTGTGCCCAAAAAGTTAACTATCTGACCGAGAGCGGAGAGTAAATGCCTGGGAGGTTGGGCGGAAACTTTGGCTTCTACCCCGCCAAAACCTTGGGTCAAGAGGTTTCTTATCGACCAACCCGCGCAGTACCCAGCAATCCCCATCGAAAGATCGTGGATGTGTATGTCCCCATGCCTGTGAGCATAGGACACTTCCGGCGGGTATATTTTGTTTAGAGTGTAATTTGCGACCACGCTTCCAGCGGCGTGAAGAAGAAGCCCGGAAAAGGAGTAATCCGAGTTGGAATTTTCGTTGACACGCCAATCGCTCTGCTGGACGTAACTGTCGAGTGTGTCTACGACGTCGAGCAGAGATTTTCTGACGTCTCTTAAGCTTTTATGCTGTTCTCTGTAGAGTATGTATGCTTTCGCGGCGTCGTATTCGTTGTTTTCAAAAAGTTTTTTCTCGACTATATCCTGTGTTTCTTCGACTTCAGGATAATATCCTCTCTGAGATGATTTCAAAATACTATAGGTCTCTTCGGAAATTTTCTTTACCTTTTCCTGGTCAGACACTCCGACGGCTGCAAGAGCTTTGCTTATAGCATTTTCTATTCTCGAAATCTCAAACGGCATAATCCTGCCGTCTCTTT
Coding sequences within it:
- a CDS encoding ribonucleoside triphosphate reductase; protein product: MRDMNYMKKRDGRIMPFEISRIENAISKALAAVGVSDQEKVKKISEETYSILKSSQRGYYPEVEETQDIVEKKLFENNEYDAAKAYILYREQHKSLRDVRKSLLDVVDTLDSYVQQSDWRVNENSNSDYSFSGLLLHAAGSVVANYTLNKIYPPEVSYAHRHGDIHIHDLSMGIAGYCAGWSIRNLLTQGFGGVEAKVSAQPPRHLLSALGQIVNFLGTAQNEWAGAQAFSSFDTYLAPYVRFDNLNYQQVKQAIQAFVFNLNVASRWGGQTPFTNLTFDWVVPEDLKDQSVQIGTEFTDFVYGDFQKEMNIINKAFIEVMMEGDSTGRIFTFPIPTYNITRDFDWEDENVDLLFELTAKYGIPYFQNFVNSSLKPSDVRSMCCRLQLDIRELKNKTGGLFGSGEQTGSIGVVTINMPRIGYLSSNEDEFFKRLSSVMNIARDSLEIKRKIVEKNMEKGLFPYTKVYLGTLENHFSTIGLVGMNEAVLNFMGPENDISTPKGKAFAARVLDFMREKLMSFQQQTGSMYNLEATPAEGASYRLPKIDKKMFRNIITSGSENPYYTNSSLLPVDFSQDVFEVLEHQEELQTKYTGGTVLHIFLGESGDSSSIKNLVRKVAYGYTLPYFTISPTFSVCPVDGYIKGKVETCPKCGRETEIYSRVVGYYRPVKNWNKGKKEEFSERITYKVEKDSRQNTDESKRRDNTKMAAVPA